Proteins from a single region of Verrucosispora sp. NA02020:
- a CDS encoding cystathionine gamma-lyase — protein sequence MRFRSPEEHARTPGSAGDGTRCVHAGLPEPTPGAPFLPGPVFAAPYHLDPRQGPAAAPNGYGRPDNPTRRLLEAAIGELEGGDCRVFASGQAAITGLLLAVLRAGDTVVLPADGYFPVRAFATDTLAGNGVRVLFAPTVGPYPDFTGVRLVLVETPANPGLDVVDLPALAERVHAAGALLAVDNTTATPLGQRPLDLGADLVVASGTKALTGHSDLLLGYLATRSTALLEQATSWRTVAGSVPGAFDAWLAHRSLATLDLRLARQTANAEAIARLLVARPDVSGVRWPGLPDDPAYPVASRQLRRMPGVLSFDLADADRVARFLDAARLVGAATSFGGLHTTADRRAQWGDDTAPGFVRLSCGVEDTVDLVADVAAALDAAA from the coding sequence ATGCGCTTCCGTTCCCCCGAGGAGCACGCCCGGACGCCCGGTTCCGCCGGTGACGGCACCCGGTGCGTACACGCGGGTCTGCCCGAGCCGACGCCCGGCGCGCCCTTCCTGCCCGGTCCGGTCTTCGCCGCGCCGTACCACCTCGATCCCCGGCAGGGACCGGCGGCGGCGCCGAACGGTTACGGGCGGCCGGACAACCCGACCCGCCGGCTCCTGGAGGCGGCGATCGGCGAGCTGGAGGGTGGCGACTGCCGGGTCTTCGCCAGTGGCCAGGCGGCGATCACCGGCCTGCTGCTGGCGGTGCTGCGGGCCGGTGACACGGTGGTGCTGCCCGCCGACGGCTACTTCCCGGTGCGCGCGTTCGCCACCGACACGCTGGCCGGCAACGGGGTCCGGGTGCTGTTCGCGCCGACCGTCGGGCCCTACCCGGACTTCACCGGGGTACGCCTGGTGCTGGTCGAGACGCCGGCCAACCCGGGGCTCGACGTGGTGGACCTGCCGGCCCTGGCCGAGCGGGTGCACGCGGCCGGTGCCCTGCTGGCGGTGGACAACACGACCGCGACGCCGCTCGGCCAGCGTCCGCTGGACCTCGGCGCGGACCTGGTGGTGGCCTCCGGCACCAAGGCGTTGACCGGGCACTCCGACCTGCTGCTCGGCTACCTCGCCACCCGGTCGACCGCACTGCTGGAGCAGGCCACCTCCTGGCGGACGGTCGCCGGGTCGGTGCCCGGGGCGTTCGACGCCTGGCTGGCCCACCGGTCGCTGGCCACTCTCGACCTGCGTCTGGCCCGGCAGACGGCGAACGCCGAGGCGATCGCCCGGCTGCTCGTGGCCCGGCCCGACGTGTCGGGGGTGCGCTGGCCGGGGCTGCCGGACGACCCGGCGTACCCGGTGGCGTCGCGGCAACTGCGGCGGATGCCGGGTGTGCTCTCCTTCGACCTGGCCGACGCCGACCGGGTCGCCCGGTTCCTCGACGCGGCCCGGCTGGTCGGGGCGGCCACGTCCTTCGGCGGCCTGCACACCACCGCCGACCGGCGGGCGCAGTGGGGCGACGACACCGCGCCCGGCTTCGTCCGGCTCTCCTGTGGGGTGGAGGACACCGTCGACCTGGTCGCCGACGTCGCGGCCGCGTTGGACGCGGCGGCCTGA
- a CDS encoding putative protein N(5)-glutamine methyltransferase: protein MGPVSPAEFDALVRRLREAGCVWAEDESRLLVEGADSPETLAGLVDRRVAGEPLEYVLGWAEFCGERIDVRPGVFVPRSRTALLVSAAVAVTGPAAAVVELCCGSGAVTRVLAGRLTAPRLVAAVDLDPAAVACARRNLADLAVPVLCGDLFAPLPAACRGALDLVVANAPYVPTAAMPLLPPESRRYEAPVALDGGPDGLAVLRRVATTAPRWLAPGGHLVVEVGEDQVDELWAVLTEVGLVPEVVRDGDLGATAMTACRPVCAGHRDANRRVGMAGRRTEN from the coding sequence ATGGGGCCCGTCTCCCCGGCCGAGTTCGACGCCCTGGTGCGCCGGCTGCGGGAGGCGGGTTGTGTCTGGGCCGAGGACGAGAGCCGGTTGCTGGTGGAGGGCGCCGACAGTCCGGAGACACTGGCCGGTCTGGTCGACCGGCGGGTCGCCGGTGAGCCGTTGGAGTACGTGCTCGGCTGGGCGGAGTTCTGCGGTGAGCGGATCGACGTACGGCCGGGGGTCTTCGTGCCCCGGTCGCGTACCGCCCTGCTGGTCTCGGCCGCCGTGGCGGTGACCGGGCCGGCCGCGGCCGTGGTGGAACTCTGCTGCGGTTCCGGCGCGGTGACCCGGGTGTTGGCCGGTCGACTCACCGCGCCCCGGCTGGTGGCCGCGGTCGACCTGGACCCGGCGGCGGTGGCCTGCGCCCGACGGAACCTGGCCGACCTGGCGGTGCCGGTGCTCTGCGGTGACCTCTTCGCGCCGCTGCCGGCCGCCTGCCGGGGTGCCCTGGACCTGGTGGTGGCGAACGCCCCGTACGTGCCGACGGCGGCGATGCCGCTGCTGCCGCCCGAGTCCCGCCGGTACGAGGCGCCGGTGGCGCTGGACGGCGGTCCGGACGGCTTGGCGGTGCTGCGTCGGGTCGCCACCACCGCGCCCCGGTGGCTCGCGCCCGGCGGGCACCTGGTGGTGGAGGTGGGGGAGGACCAGGTGGACGAGCTGTGGGCGGTGTTGACGGAGGTCGGGCTGGTGCCGGAGGTGGTCCGCGACGGCGATCTGGGGGCCACCGCGATGACCGCCTGCCGGCCGGTCTGTGCCGGACATCGGGACGCGAACCGCCGCGTGGGCATGGCGGGCCGACGGACCGAGAACTAA
- a CDS encoding ROK family protein yields MDGAAVPVVVGIDNGGTSNNTTVLTLDGRFLVDELVETPSEVQAGPEAAVAAMARALDGVLARTGVPRELVRAVGLDTPGPASATGVISSKGSTNFSQPAWRGYDVRGALERRIGLPVVYHNDGNAAALYAHHVHFGADAMRRSSVSAIVGTGLGGGVVENGRVVSGAAGMAGELGHVQIPLTTVLAPEQPVPTCACGFAGDVESVASLTAIGRNLLPYWLTRYPGHPLADESPDRAAKLVRGYGERGDDLAREIFAQQARALGALFTIAANFTDPHAYFVGGGVVETAPEFRDWFLAAVREHTALRMEQAALATFALVPERDMAGARGVALAALEAARDLPAPLPLVGD; encoded by the coding sequence GTGGATGGCGCAGCGGTGCCGGTGGTCGTCGGGATCGACAACGGAGGTACGAGCAACAACACCACGGTCCTGACCCTCGACGGGCGGTTCCTGGTGGACGAGCTGGTGGAGACGCCCAGCGAGGTGCAGGCCGGGCCGGAGGCGGCGGTGGCGGCGATGGCGCGGGCTCTCGACGGCGTGCTGGCCCGCACGGGCGTGCCCCGCGAGCTGGTCCGGGCGGTCGGGCTGGACACGCCGGGTCCGGCCAGCGCCACCGGGGTGATCTCGTCGAAGGGCTCGACGAACTTCTCCCAGCCGGCCTGGCGCGGGTACGACGTGCGGGGCGCGTTGGAACGCCGGATCGGGCTGCCGGTGGTCTATCACAACGACGGCAACGCCGCCGCGCTCTACGCCCACCACGTGCACTTCGGGGCCGACGCGATGCGGCGGTCGTCGGTGTCGGCGATCGTCGGCACCGGACTGGGCGGCGGCGTGGTGGAGAACGGCCGGGTGGTGTCCGGCGCGGCCGGCATGGCCGGTGAGCTGGGGCACGTGCAGATCCCGCTGACCACCGTGCTGGCCCCGGAGCAGCCGGTGCCGACCTGCGCCTGCGGTTTCGCCGGTGACGTGGAGAGCGTGGCCTCGCTGACCGCGATCGGGCGCAACCTGCTGCCGTACTGGTTGACGCGCTACCCGGGGCATCCGCTGGCCGACGAGTCACCGGACCGGGCGGCCAAACTGGTGCGCGGGTACGGCGAGCGCGGCGACGACCTGGCCCGGGAGATCTTCGCGCAGCAGGCGCGGGCGCTCGGTGCGCTGTTCACCATCGCGGCGAACTTCACCGACCCGCACGCGTACTTCGTCGGCGGTGGCGTGGTGGAGACGGCACCGGAGTTCCGTGACTGGTTCCTCGCGGCGGTCCGCGAGCACACCGCGCTCCGCATGGAGCAGGCCGCGCTGGCCACGTTCGCCCTGGTGCCGGAGCGCGACATGGCCGGTGCGCGGGGCGTCGCGCTCGCCGCGCTGGAGGCGGCCCGGGACCTGCCGGCACCGCTGCCGCTGGTCGGCGACTGA